A genomic region of Kribbella sp. NBC_00382 contains the following coding sequences:
- a CDS encoding FAD:protein FMN transferase encodes MTASRTWQAWSCTVRLTVDDPVVLGAATGALKALMDRVDKAASRFRPDSELSAVNTRAGSMVPVSRLLVDLVDVSLVAASNSGGAVDPTVGAAVVAAGYDSDIEVVRTRLPKATGLAAPAPGWKQVTLNRKVAMVGIPEGTSLDLGATAKAWTADRAALVLSKRHGCAVLVEIGGDLRAAGTPAEPWVIRVAEREGEEGVAVTLAHGGLTTSTRTARSWLTPTGHAHHVIDPRTGRPADGRWRTASVWAPTAVRANTFSTALVATGEAALGRLTLAGHPARLIAGDGEVTELSGWPSASRAA; translated from the coding sequence GTGACCGCCTCCCGTACCTGGCAGGCGTGGAGCTGCACCGTCCGCCTGACCGTCGACGATCCCGTAGTACTCGGTGCGGCCACGGGTGCTCTCAAGGCGCTGATGGATCGGGTGGACAAAGCCGCCAGCCGCTTCAGACCCGACTCCGAGCTGTCCGCGGTCAACACCCGCGCCGGCTCCATGGTCCCCGTCTCTCGCCTACTGGTTGACCTGGTCGACGTAAGCCTCGTCGCAGCCTCCAACAGCGGCGGTGCTGTCGATCCGACCGTTGGAGCCGCAGTGGTGGCCGCGGGCTACGACAGCGACATCGAGGTCGTCCGCACTCGCCTTCCCAAGGCCACCGGCCTCGCCGCCCCCGCACCCGGCTGGAAGCAGGTCACGCTGAACCGCAAGGTCGCCATGGTCGGCATCCCCGAGGGCACCTCTCTGGACCTGGGGGCCACAGCGAAGGCCTGGACCGCGGACCGGGCAGCCCTGGTCCTCAGCAAGCGCCACGGATGCGCAGTACTGGTCGAGATCGGCGGAGACCTCCGTGCAGCCGGTACGCCGGCCGAGCCCTGGGTCATCCGAGTAGCAGAACGCGAAGGCGAAGAAGGCGTCGCGGTAACCCTCGCCCACGGCGGCCTGACCACCTCCACCCGTACTGCGAGGAGCTGGCTGACCCCCACTGGCCATGCTCACCACGTCATCGACCCGCGGACCGGCCGGCCCGCCGACGGCCGCTGGCGTACAGCATCCGTCTGGGCGCCAACCGCAGTACGGGCCAACACCTTCAGCACTGCCCTGGTAGCCACCGGCGAAGCAGCACTGGGGCGCCTGACCCTGGCCGGACACCCGGCACGACTCATAGCCGGTGATGGTGAGGTCACCGAGCTCTCGGGCTGGCCCTCCGCTAGCAGGGCCGCCTGA
- a CDS encoding NADH-ubiquinone oxidoreductase-F iron-sulfur binding region domain-containing protein has translation MTILQETPTPLRSIGQPRLLAGLAGGRIGLQQHLQVHGPLPELSREAYADLATAVGLRGRGGAAFPVALKLADLPARGIEAVVVNGSESEPVSRKDRLLLSMAPHLVLDGATGLARALKAPLVLVAVHDAAAAASVRAALLERQDGVEVQVADTPGRFVAGEARAVLSVLQGGQPVPPGRKVLPTRKGYNRRPTFLSNVETFAQLAVLARLGAHEFSSTGLISEPGTQLLTIDGAVERPGVVETPTGTPLEAVLRFAGASPGPVLVGGYHGKWLPTDLSRPETTGGAGIVLALGTDTCPIGEVYRVAQWLASQSAGQCGPCVFGLAALVDDFGRLVAGDPAGWHDAQRHLGLVPGRGACAHPDGSARFLASALEAFDDDIRQHLAGGCGRAVLGVLPVPGGTW, from the coding sequence ATGACGATCCTGCAAGAGACCCCTACGCCCCTGCGCTCCATCGGACAGCCCAGGCTGCTCGCCGGCCTGGCCGGCGGTCGCATCGGCCTTCAACAGCACCTCCAGGTGCACGGTCCACTCCCGGAACTCAGCAGGGAGGCCTACGCCGACCTGGCGACCGCTGTAGGTCTAAGAGGCCGAGGGGGAGCCGCCTTCCCAGTCGCATTGAAGCTGGCCGATCTCCCAGCGAGAGGTATCGAGGCAGTAGTCGTCAACGGCTCCGAGAGCGAGCCAGTGAGCCGCAAGGACCGCCTGCTTCTCAGCATGGCGCCCCACCTCGTACTGGATGGCGCCACCGGTCTGGCACGCGCACTGAAGGCGCCACTGGTTCTAGTAGCCGTGCACGATGCGGCAGCGGCCGCATCGGTGAGGGCTGCGCTACTAGAGCGGCAGGACGGCGTAGAGGTGCAGGTGGCCGATACGCCCGGCCGTTTCGTCGCTGGTGAGGCCCGGGCTGTGTTGAGTGTCCTGCAGGGAGGCCAACCGGTCCCGCCTGGACGGAAGGTGCTGCCGACGAGGAAGGGCTACAACCGTCGCCCGACCTTCCTCTCCAACGTCGAGACCTTCGCCCAGCTCGCAGTACTCGCCCGGCTCGGTGCCCATGAGTTCAGCAGCACTGGGCTGATCAGTGAGCCCGGCACCCAGCTCCTGACGATCGACGGCGCGGTAGAGCGACCAGGCGTCGTCGAGACTCCGACCGGGACCCCGCTAGAGGCCGTACTACGTTTCGCCGGCGCCTCCCCAGGTCCAGTACTGGTCGGCGGGTACCACGGCAAGTGGCTACCAACCGACCTGAGCCGCCCCGAGACGACGGGCGGCGCAGGCATCGTCCTGGCGCTCGGCACCGACACCTGCCCGATTGGCGAGGTCTACCGAGTCGCCCAGTGGCTGGCGAGCCAGTCCGCAGGCCAATGCGGCCCCTGCGTCTTCGGGCTGGCCGCCCTGGTCGACGATTTCGGCAGGCTGGTCGCCGGAGACCCGGCCGGCTGGCACGACGCCCAACGGCACCTGGGGCTGGTACCGGGTCGTGGTGCCTGTGCTCACCCGGACGGGTCGGCCCGGTTCCTGGCCTCGGCACTCGAGGCCTTCGACGACGACATCCGTCAGCACCTCGCCGGCGGCTGCGGCCGCGCAGTACTGGGTGTGCTGCCAGTACCCGGAGGTACCTGGTGA
- a CDS encoding ferredoxin, translated as MKKLEIDWTRCDGHGLCGTLLPDDVWLDEWGFPVLRDREITRGEQANARRAVLACPALALRLTGTVERDS; from the coding sequence GTGAAGAAGCTCGAGATCGACTGGACCCGCTGCGACGGCCATGGCCTCTGCGGGACCCTCCTGCCCGACGACGTCTGGCTCGACGAATGGGGTTTCCCGGTACTCCGGGACCGCGAGATCACCCGTGGTGAGCAGGCGAACGCGCGCCGCGCAGTACTGGCCTGCCCGGCGCTCGCGCTGCGGCTGACGGGGACTGTTGAACGTGATTCGTAA
- a CDS encoding NAD-glutamate dehydrogenase has translation MQSKLDVQKADVLAKAVVAGSHGSEVDAGKLKTFLERYYRYVAAEDVAERQPTDCLGAAKHHYKSALSRPQGTAKVHVFTPTVEEHGWSANGRTVVEIVIDDMPFLVDSASMVITDHNLELQLLVHPQFVVRRDIAGTLQEVLDDAAAADEHDLVRESWMHLEVERIADPADHRALEQALQRVLGDVREAVEDWPKMHEKAVSIAESLDASKLPVGAGEVEEAKELLEWLADEHFTFLGYREYSFTMDGEQGVLRGVPGTGLGILRPDPKLDANAGKLPPEVSAKARERKLMILTKANSRSTVHRSSYLDYVGIKQFDENGEPVSECRFIGLLSSTAYTESVMQVPVLRRKAIELFAQTGFDPNSHSGKGLLDVLETYPRDELLQAPVEDLLPIVQSVLHLQERRAVKLFVRRDVYNRYLSCLVYLPRDRYTTAVRLKMQQILKDAIGAESVDYAAYVTESVLARVHFVVRMKQGSTVGEFDAEILEQKVVEATRAWQDDFNVALHADGGDGAVTRLSSQYATAFPEAYKEDFDARVAVRDVTILDGLPAQDGLAMSLYSPIDEAWEGERRFKVYRTGTALSLSQVLPLLTHMGVEVIDERPYEIRRPSGTAYIYDFGLRAPQGSEEKEELRGLFSDTFQAVWQGKAESDALNALVLRGSLSWRQVSILRAYQRYIRQGGTPFSQSYIENTFLNHVDIAKLLVQLFETSFDPARGDADDPNRMIAVEQLQKEIGTALDTVKSLDEDRILRSYLTVIKATLRTNYFLPAADGTPRTYISFKLEPKAIPDLPQPRPAYEIFVYSPRVEGVHLRFGAVARGGLRWSDRREDFRTEVLGLVKAQMVKNSVIVPVGAKGGFYAKQLPDPAVDRDAWLAEGIASYKTFISGLLDITDNIVAGDIVPPASVVRYDGDDAYLVVAADKGTATFSDIANGVAKEYGFWLGDAFASGGSVGYDHKAMGITARGAWESVKRHFREMGHDCQNADFTVVGVGDMSGDVFGNGMLLSEHIRLVAAFDHRHIFLDPGPDAAVSFAERRRLFDLPRSSWADYDPELISAGGGVYPRTDKAIPISAEVRAALGLEGHPDALTPNELMQAIVKAPVDLFWNGGIGTYVKAASESHADVGDKANDAIRINGKDLRAKAVGEGGNLGFTQLGRIEYATAGGRINTDFIDNVAGVDTSDHEVNIKILLDKVVADGDLTEKQRNDVIASMTEEVGALVLKSNYRQNIGLANATAQAAALMHVHQDWVRRLEKQGLLDRELEFLPSVAEFKRRKAEGRGLTSPELSVLIAYTKIVLEAELLRTSLPDDDYLASKLVSYFPKAIQDRFAEPMQSHQLRREIITTQVVNEFINSSGITAYHRLSLETGGSVEDVVRANLAASRIFAQPELLARNAELDNIVDAATQTAMRLETRTLVERATRWLVSNRRSPVDIAELIEFFAPGIAKLTAALPEVLRGRELALYEQRRESLVAKDVPEEFATRIAVLPPAYAALGIVETADRDDLDVLEVAKVHFALGERLHLGLFLERIIGLPRTDRWQTMARAALRDDLHAVHAHLTAQVLAATDATAEPEDRVRAWQDMNEIALSRAATMMEEIVETEGPELAHLSVGLRLVRTLLNNQA, from the coding sequence ATGCAGAGCAAGCTGGACGTCCAGAAGGCCGATGTGCTCGCCAAGGCGGTGGTCGCCGGGTCACATGGCAGCGAGGTCGACGCCGGTAAGTTGAAGACCTTCCTGGAGCGGTACTACCGCTATGTGGCCGCCGAGGACGTCGCCGAGCGGCAGCCGACCGACTGTCTGGGCGCCGCCAAGCACCACTACAAGTCCGCGCTCTCCCGGCCGCAGGGCACCGCCAAGGTGCACGTCTTCACGCCGACCGTCGAGGAGCACGGCTGGTCCGCGAACGGCCGGACGGTCGTCGAGATCGTGATCGACGACATGCCGTTCCTGGTGGACAGCGCGTCGATGGTGATCACCGACCACAACCTCGAGCTGCAGCTGCTCGTGCACCCGCAGTTCGTGGTCCGCCGCGACATCGCCGGCACCCTGCAGGAGGTGCTCGACGACGCGGCCGCCGCGGACGAGCACGACCTGGTCCGGGAGAGCTGGATGCACCTGGAGGTCGAGCGGATCGCCGACCCCGCGGACCACCGCGCGCTGGAGCAGGCCCTGCAGCGGGTGCTCGGCGACGTGCGCGAGGCCGTCGAGGACTGGCCGAAGATGCACGAGAAGGCCGTCTCGATCGCCGAGTCGCTGGACGCGTCCAAGCTGCCGGTCGGCGCAGGTGAGGTCGAAGAGGCCAAGGAGCTGCTGGAGTGGCTCGCCGACGAGCACTTCACCTTCCTCGGCTACCGCGAGTACAGCTTCACCATGGACGGCGAGCAGGGCGTGCTGCGCGGCGTACCGGGCACTGGTCTGGGCATCCTGCGGCCGGACCCGAAGCTCGACGCGAACGCCGGCAAGCTGCCGCCGGAGGTTAGCGCCAAGGCCCGCGAGCGCAAGCTGATGATCCTCACCAAGGCCAACTCGCGCTCGACGGTGCACCGCTCGTCGTACCTGGACTACGTCGGCATCAAGCAGTTCGACGAGAACGGTGAGCCCGTCTCGGAGTGCCGGTTCATCGGGCTGCTCTCCTCGACGGCGTACACCGAGAGCGTCATGCAGGTCCCGGTACTGCGCCGCAAGGCGATCGAGCTGTTCGCGCAGACCGGCTTCGACCCCAACAGCCACAGCGGCAAGGGGCTGCTGGACGTACTGGAGACCTACCCCCGCGACGAGCTGCTGCAGGCGCCGGTGGAGGACCTCCTGCCGATCGTGCAGTCCGTACTGCACCTGCAGGAGCGCCGTGCGGTCAAGCTGTTCGTCCGCCGCGACGTGTACAACCGGTACCTGTCCTGCCTCGTCTACCTGCCCCGTGACCGCTACACGACCGCGGTCCGGCTCAAGATGCAGCAGATCCTCAAGGACGCGATCGGTGCCGAGTCGGTCGACTACGCCGCCTACGTGACCGAGTCCGTGCTCGCCCGGGTGCACTTCGTCGTCCGGATGAAGCAGGGGTCGACGGTGGGGGAGTTCGACGCCGAGATCCTCGAGCAGAAGGTCGTCGAGGCGACCCGTGCCTGGCAGGACGACTTCAACGTCGCGCTGCACGCCGACGGCGGCGACGGCGCTGTCACCAGGCTGTCGAGTCAGTACGCGACCGCGTTCCCCGAGGCGTACAAGGAAGACTTCGACGCCCGGGTCGCCGTGCGCGACGTGACGATCCTGGACGGCCTGCCTGCTCAGGACGGGCTGGCCATGTCGCTCTACAGCCCGATCGACGAGGCCTGGGAGGGCGAGCGCCGCTTCAAGGTCTACCGGACCGGCACTGCGCTGTCCCTGTCGCAGGTACTGCCGCTGCTGACCCACATGGGCGTCGAGGTGATCGACGAGCGGCCGTACGAGATCCGCCGGCCCAGTGGTACGGCGTACATCTATGACTTCGGGCTCCGGGCGCCGCAGGGCTCCGAGGAGAAGGAAGAGCTGCGTGGGCTCTTCTCCGACACCTTCCAGGCTGTGTGGCAAGGCAAGGCCGAGAGCGACGCGCTCAACGCCCTGGTACTGCGGGGCAGCCTCAGCTGGCGGCAGGTCTCCATCCTGCGCGCGTACCAGCGCTACATCCGGCAGGGCGGTACTCCGTTCAGCCAGAGCTACATCGAGAACACCTTCCTCAACCACGTGGACATCGCGAAGCTGCTCGTCCAGCTGTTCGAGACGAGCTTCGACCCGGCCCGTGGTGACGCCGACGACCCGAACCGGATGATCGCGGTCGAGCAGCTGCAGAAGGAGATCGGCACCGCGCTCGACACGGTGAAGAGCCTCGACGAGGACCGGATCCTGCGCTCGTACCTGACCGTCATCAAGGCGACGCTGCGGACGAACTACTTCCTGCCGGCCGCCGACGGGACGCCGCGGACGTACATCTCGTTCAAGCTGGAGCCCAAGGCGATCCCGGACCTGCCGCAGCCGCGGCCGGCGTACGAGATCTTCGTGTACTCGCCGCGGGTCGAGGGTGTGCACCTGCGCTTCGGCGCCGTCGCCCGTGGTGGGTTGCGCTGGTCGGACCGGCGGGAGGACTTCCGGACCGAGGTGCTGGGCCTGGTGAAGGCGCAGATGGTGAAGAACTCGGTGATCGTGCCGGTGGGTGCGAAGGGTGGGTTCTACGCGAAGCAGTTGCCGGATCCTGCTGTCGACCGCGACGCCTGGCTGGCGGAGGGCATCGCGTCGTACAAGACCTTTATTTCGGGGCTTTTGGACATCACGGACAACATCGTTGCCGGGGACATCGTTCCGCCGGCCTCGGTGGTCCGGTACGACGGTGACGACGCGTATCTGGTGGTTGCCGCGGACAAGGGCACGGCGACGTTCTCGGACATCGCGAACGGGGTCGCCAAGGAGTACGGGTTCTGGCTGGGTGACGCCTTCGCCTCGGGTGGCTCGGTCGGGTACGACCACAAGGCGATGGGGATCACCGCGCGCGGCGCGTGGGAGTCGGTCAAGCGGCACTTCCGCGAGATGGGCCACGACTGCCAGAACGCGGACTTCACCGTCGTCGGCGTGGGTGACATGAGTGGAGATGTCTTCGGTAACGGCATGCTGTTGTCGGAGCACATCCGGCTGGTCGCGGCGTTCGACCACCGGCACATCTTCCTCGACCCGGGGCCGGACGCTGCGGTTTCTTTTGCTGAGCGGCGGCGGTTGTTCGATCTGCCGCGGTCGTCGTGGGCGGACTACGACCCGGAGCTGATCTCGGCCGGTGGTGGTGTCTACCCGCGGACCGACAAGGCGATCCCGATCTCGGCCGAGGTCCGGGCGGCGCTCGGCCTCGAGGGGCACCCGGACGCGCTGACGCCGAACGAGTTGATGCAGGCGATCGTCAAGGCGCCGGTGGACCTGTTCTGGAACGGCGGCATCGGTACGTACGTGAAGGCCGCCTCCGAGTCGCACGCCGATGTCGGGGACAAGGCCAACGACGCGATCCGGATCAACGGCAAGGACCTGCGTGCGAAGGCGGTCGGTGAGGGCGGCAACCTCGGCTTCACCCAGCTCGGCCGGATCGAGTACGCGACCGCCGGCGGCCGGATCAACACCGACTTCATCGACAACGTGGCCGGCGTGGACACCTCCGACCACGAGGTGAACATCAAGATCCTGCTCGACAAGGTGGTCGCCGACGGCGATCTGACCGAGAAGCAGCGCAACGACGTGATCGCCTCGATGACCGAAGAGGTCGGCGCGCTGGTGCTCAAGTCGAACTACCGGCAGAACATCGGGCTGGCCAACGCGACCGCGCAGGCCGCGGCGCTGATGCACGTCCATCAGGACTGGGTCCGGCGGCTCGAGAAGCAAGGTCTGCTCGACCGGGAGCTGGAGTTCCTGCCGAGCGTCGCGGAGTTCAAGCGCCGCAAGGCCGAGGGGCGCGGGCTGACCTCGCCCGAGCTGTCGGTGCTGATCGCGTACACGAAGATCGTGCTCGAGGCCGAGCTGCTCAGGACGTCGCTGCCCGATGACGACTACCTGGCCTCGAAGCTGGTCAGCTACTTCCCGAAGGCGATCCAGGACCGGTTCGCCGAGCCGATGCAGTCGCACCAGCTGCGCCGCGAGATCATCACCACCCAGGTGGTGAACGAGTTCATCAACTCGTCCGGCATCACGGCGTACCACCGGTTGTCGCTCGAGACCGGTGGGTCGGTCGAGGACGTCGTACGCGCGAACCTGGCCGCGTCGCGGATCTTCGCCCAGCCGGAACTGCTCGCCCGCAACGCTGAGCTCGACAACATCGTCGACGCCGCCACCCAGACCGCGATGCGGTTGGAGACGCGGACGCTGGTGGAGCGGGCGACGCGCTGGCTGGTGTCGAACCGGCGGTCTCCGGTCGACATCGCCGAGCTGATCGAGTTCTTCGCACCGGGAATCGCCAAGCTCACCGCTGCCCTGCCCGAGGTACTACGGGGTCGCGAGCTGGCCCTCTATGAGCAGCGGCGTGAATCGCTGGTCGCCAAGGACGTGCCGGAGGAGTTCGCCACCAGGATCGCCGTACTGCCACCGGCGTACGCGGCCCTGGGGATCGTGGAGACGGCGGATCGGGACGACCTCGACGTACTGGAGGTCGCCAAGGTCCACTTCGCGCTGGGCGAGCGGCTGCACCTCGGCCTCTTCCTGGAGCGCATCATCGGGCTGCCGCGGACGGACCGCTGGCAGACGATGGCGCGCGCTGCCCTCCGTGACGACCTGCACGCGGTCCATGCGCACCTCACCGCTCAGGTCCTGGCGGCCACCGACGCGACCGCCGAGCCCGAGGACCGGGTCCGGGCCTGGCAGGACATGAACGAGATCGCCCTGTCCCGCGCCGCCACGATGATGGAGGAGATCGTCGAGACGGAGGGCCCGGAACTGGCCCACCTCTCCGTCGGCCTCCGCCTCGTCCGCACGTTGTTGAACAACCAGGCCTGA
- a CDS encoding IMP cyclohydrolase, which translates to MATLTDLVGRSEYPGRGVAIGRDVDGVPFAAYWLTGRSPASQQRELVVSEYEITVQDLKGDGPDELRHYTAAIRTEDWVIVGNGSHVHELAAAHGDCVDLQVVLRNIDYEPDPPIRTPRIFAGAVTEGPELMDVVVGSARSYSADQVQHPSLFLRRSEEATAGVVSTYSGTAAEVVTDGYPIVVAVDEEWESLPDLLWNRLNPALRVALVVIPLHVETFEDSIIRAR; encoded by the coding sequence GTGGCGACGCTGACGGATTTGGTGGGGCGCAGTGAGTATCCGGGGCGTGGGGTGGCGATCGGGCGGGATGTCGACGGTGTGCCGTTCGCGGCGTACTGGCTGACCGGGCGGAGTCCGGCGTCCCAGCAGCGGGAGCTGGTGGTTTCGGAGTACGAGATCACCGTCCAGGACCTCAAGGGCGACGGGCCGGACGAATTGCGGCACTACACGGCGGCGATCCGGACCGAGGACTGGGTGATCGTCGGCAACGGCAGCCACGTCCATGAACTAGCCGCTGCGCACGGCGACTGCGTCGACCTGCAGGTCGTACTCCGCAACATCGACTACGAGCCCGACCCACCCATCCGCACTCCCCGGATCTTCGCCGGTGCCGTCACCGAGGGCCCCGAGCTGATGGATGTCGTCGTCGGCTCTGCCCGCTCGTACTCCGCGGACCAGGTCCAGCACCCGTCCCTGTTTCTCCGCCGCTCGGAGGAGGCGACCGCGGGCGTGGTCAGCACGTACTCCGGTACTGCCGCCGAGGTGGTCACCGACGGCTACCCCATCGTCGTCGCGGTCGACGAGGAATGGGAATCCTTGCCCGACCTGCTCTGGAACCGCCTCAACCCGGCCCTGCGAGTCGCCCTCGTCGTCATCCCACTCCACGTGGAGACCTTCGAGGACTCGATTATCCGAGCGCGCTAG
- a CDS encoding GntR family transcriptional regulator gives MAALPIQIDRTSPVPLYHQLAEQLTAAISDGVLRPGDAFENELAMSDRLSLSRPTVRRAISELVNKGLLVRRRGIGTTVANQMVHRRAELTSLYDDLIREGRTPRTEVLSLVCSAQDDRAAEALSLPAGTPLVSIVRLRYAGDQPLAILRNWLPPAMNDLTTELLEADGLYAVLRARGIRPTVARQRIGARNATAEERRILHMSKAEPLVTMTRSAYDADGSPVEFGDHCYRADQYSVDVIVSER, from the coding sequence ATGGCCGCCCTCCCGATCCAGATCGATCGGACGAGCCCGGTGCCGCTCTATCACCAGCTCGCCGAGCAGCTGACCGCCGCGATCAGCGACGGTGTGCTGCGCCCGGGCGATGCCTTCGAGAACGAGCTGGCGATGTCGGACCGGCTCAGCCTGTCCCGGCCGACGGTTCGCCGGGCGATCTCCGAGCTGGTCAACAAGGGCCTGCTCGTTCGCCGCCGGGGCATCGGCACGACGGTCGCCAACCAGATGGTCCATCGCCGCGCAGAGCTGACCAGCCTGTACGACGACTTGATCCGCGAGGGCCGCACGCCGCGTACCGAAGTACTGTCCCTCGTCTGCTCAGCTCAGGACGACCGAGCCGCCGAGGCACTCAGCCTGCCGGCCGGCACGCCGCTGGTCTCCATCGTCAGGCTCCGGTACGCCGGCGACCAACCGCTCGCGATCCTCCGCAACTGGTTGCCCCCAGCAATGAACGACCTGACCACCGAACTTCTCGAGGCCGACGGCCTATACGCCGTACTCCGCGCCCGCGGCATCCGCCCCACCGTCGCCCGCCAGCGCATCGGCGCCCGCAACGCCACCGCCGAGGAACGCCGAATCCTCCACATGTCCAAGGCCGAGCCGCTCGTCACCATGACCCGCAGCGCCTACGACGCGGACGGCTCACCCGTCGAGTTCGGCGACCACTGCTACCGCGCCGACCAGTACTCGGTCGACGTCATCGTCAGCGAACGGTGA
- a CDS encoding Gfo/Idh/MocA family protein: MRIGLVGTGRIGAFHAATLKSLAAVEQVVVTDVETSRAELVAKDLGLEFAASVDQLLTSGIDGFVIAAATSAHASLISQAVAAGIPTFCEKPVAIDLGETQRIVELVEGSDVPVHIGFQRRFDAGYRSAQEQVASGELGFIHHIRANTNDAFPPPREYIPTSGGFFRDCTVHDFDIIRFVTGREVASVFATGANRGEAFFGEYGDIDAAAALLTLDDSTFVAVSGTRYNAAGHDVRMEVLGSLGSIAVGLDEHTALRSAEPGVTFPTGQSHGTFMDRFQPAYVAELTAFTEVVAGTRSVPCTVRDALQAFRIADACELSRRENRVVLLEEIGR, encoded by the coding sequence ATGCGAATCGGGTTGGTCGGAACCGGGCGGATCGGGGCGTTCCACGCCGCGACGCTGAAGAGCCTGGCGGCGGTCGAACAGGTCGTCGTCACCGATGTCGAGACGAGCCGGGCCGAGCTGGTCGCGAAGGATCTCGGGCTGGAGTTCGCGGCCTCGGTGGACCAGCTGCTGACCAGTGGCATCGACGGATTCGTGATCGCGGCCGCCACGTCGGCCCATGCGTCATTGATCTCGCAAGCCGTCGCCGCCGGCATCCCGACCTTCTGCGAGAAGCCGGTCGCCATCGATCTCGGCGAGACCCAGCGGATCGTCGAGCTGGTCGAGGGCTCGGACGTGCCCGTGCACATCGGCTTCCAGCGCCGCTTCGACGCCGGGTACCGCTCGGCGCAGGAGCAGGTCGCGAGCGGTGAGCTCGGCTTCATCCACCACATCAGGGCGAACACCAACGACGCGTTCCCGCCGCCGCGCGAGTACATCCCGACCAGCGGCGGTTTCTTCCGCGACTGCACGGTGCACGACTTCGACATCATCCGGTTCGTCACCGGTCGCGAGGTGGCCAGCGTCTTCGCCACCGGCGCCAACCGTGGCGAGGCGTTCTTCGGCGAGTATGGCGATATCGACGCTGCCGCGGCGTTGCTGACGCTCGACGACAGTACTTTCGTCGCGGTCAGCGGTACCCGCTACAACGCGGCCGGCCACGACGTGCGGATGGAGGTGCTGGGGTCGCTGGGCTCGATCGCCGTCGGACTTGATGAGCACACCGCGCTGCGGTCGGCGGAGCCTGGTGTCACGTTCCCGACCGGTCAGTCGCACGGCACGTTCATGGACCGGTTCCAGCCGGCGTACGTCGCCGAGCTGACCGCCTTCACCGAGGTGGTCGCCGGTACCCGTTCTGTCCCTTGCACGGTCCGCGACGCGCTACAGGCCTTCCGGATCGCCGACGCATGTGAACTGTCCCGACGCGAGAACCGCGTCGTACTTCTGGAGGAGATCGGCCGATGA
- a CDS encoding sugar phosphate isomerase/epimerase family protein — protein MSDVATRIAGAPISWGVCEVPDWGWQYDPETVLAQMREVGIAATEFGPDGFLPDDPADKAKALADLGLRAVGGFVPVVLHDPSHDPAPEVAHALEGFVAAGASTLVLAAATGQGGYDDRPVLDSAGWDTLLANLDSLAGLAAKQGITATLHPHVGTMVENAADVDRVLAGSTIGLTLDTGHLLIGGVDPVALALKHTSRILHTHLKDVDASWAAKVQSGEVSYTDAVRGGMYRPLGGGDIDLATIVSALEKAGYNGWYVLEQDTILAGRPEGDGPLADVRASIEHLRRIAGAV, from the coding sequence ATGAGTGACGTTGCCACCAGGATCGCTGGAGCGCCCATCTCCTGGGGTGTCTGCGAGGTCCCGGACTGGGGATGGCAGTACGACCCGGAGACGGTGCTGGCGCAGATGCGTGAGGTCGGCATCGCGGCGACCGAGTTCGGGCCTGACGGGTTCCTGCCCGACGATCCGGCGGACAAGGCGAAGGCGCTCGCCGACCTCGGGTTGCGGGCGGTCGGCGGGTTCGTGCCGGTAGTACTGCATGATCCGTCGCACGATCCTGCTCCTGAGGTTGCGCACGCACTGGAAGGGTTTGTCGCTGCCGGCGCCAGCACGCTGGTACTAGCCGCCGCGACCGGCCAGGGCGGGTACGACGATCGGCCGGTACTCGACTCAGCCGGCTGGGATACGTTGCTGGCCAACCTCGACTCGCTGGCCGGGCTGGCCGCGAAGCAGGGGATCACGGCGACCCTGCACCCGCATGTGGGGACGATGGTCGAAAACGCGGCCGATGTCGATCGCGTGCTGGCCGGCTCGACGATCGGGCTGACGCTCGACACCGGGCACCTGCTGATCGGCGGGGTAGACCCGGTGGCGCTGGCGCTGAAGCACACTTCGCGGATCCTGCACACGCATCTGAAGGATGTCGATGCATCGTGGGCTGCGAAGGTGCAGTCGGGTGAGGTCAGCTACACGGATGCGGTACGGGGTGGGATGTACCGTCCGCTGGGCGGCGGCGACATCGACCTGGCCACGATCGTGTCGGCGCTGGAGAAGGCCGGGTACAACGGGTGGTACGTGCTCGAGCAGGACACGATCCTGGCCGGGCGGCCTGAGGGTGATGGGCCGCTGGCCGACGTACGGGCGAGTATCGAGCATCTGCGCCGGATCGCGGGGGCGGTCTGA